From a single Campylobacter concisus genomic region:
- a CDS encoding NAD(+) kinase — MKNEQKFNTFCTKKVGLIAKDYPLFRQDLEKLEKILKKYNAEILLEKNCAKQVEKSGFELIKLAKECEFLITLGGDGTIISTCRKLAYISPLILGIHAGRLGFLTDITINESEKFFKDFFDDKFEIETPFMLDVTLHKNDGKTEQKIAFNDAVIVSKNGGSMTHIEALLNEKYFNSYYGDGVIVATPAGTTAYNMSANGPIIYPLSEVFALTPICSHSLTQRPVVLTKNHTVKFKTKSDAILVLDGQDRFDMSKISAVSMSLSNKKARLIRHIGRDYFQILKEKLHWGYND; from the coding sequence ATGAAAAATGAACAAAAATTTAATACTTTTTGCACAAAAAAAGTAGGACTTATTGCTAAAGATTATCCATTATTTAGGCAAGATTTAGAAAAATTAGAAAAAATTTTAAAAAAGTATAACGCAGAAATTTTGCTTGAAAAAAACTGTGCAAAACAGGTAGAAAAAAGTGGCTTTGAGCTGATAAAACTGGCCAAAGAGTGCGAATTTCTTATCACGCTTGGTGGCGATGGCACGATCATCTCAACTTGTAGAAAGCTAGCTTACATCTCGCCGCTAATACTAGGCATACACGCTGGCAGGCTCGGCTTTTTGACAGATATCACGATAAATGAGAGTGAGAAGTTTTTTAAAGACTTTTTTGATGATAAATTTGAGATAGAAACGCCTTTTATGCTTGATGTGACGCTTCATAAAAATGATGGCAAAACTGAGCAAAAGATAGCTTTTAATGACGCGGTCATCGTTAGTAAAAATGGCGGCTCGATGACGCATATCGAGGCACTTTTAAATGAAAAGTATTTTAACTCATATTACGGAGACGGCGTCATAGTGGCAACACCAGCAGGAACTACGGCATATAATATGAGCGCAAATGGCCCTATCATATATCCGCTAAGCGAGGTCTTTGCGCTAACTCCCATCTGCTCGCACTCACTCACGCAACGTCCAGTCGTGCTTACCAAAAATCACACGGTTAAATTTAAAACAAAAAGCGATGCGATTTTGGTACTTGATGGTCAAGATAGGTTTGATATGAGTAAAATTTCAGCCGTCAGCATGAGCCTTAGCAACAAAAAAGCTAGACTGATACGTCATATTGGTAGGGATTATTTTCAAATTTTAAAAGAGAAACTTCACTGGGGTTATAATGATTGA
- a CDS encoding AAA family ATPase: protein MIDRILIKDYLNFKNVELNFKEGLSVFTGVSGAGKSVLMSAIMAVFGLKDSEARLIEADVEHKFELDEFGIENEEVNIFKLLKDKSTRYFINQQAISKKNLAQVAREHIKYLSAKEANEFENEKFLNLLDRLEISKNEKFKEIKQEFEEAFLEFSKISKELATIKEEEKKVEELKELASFEIEKIRSVGPKKGEFEELMETKKRLSKKDKINEAWARAERIFELEHSVNEALSISDLDNGFFEDAMNELRVARDSLNMEELDDIDVESVLDRIEALNAIIRRYGSEEEALEALDKKEKELARYENLSFEKSELEKKFEILSKKANALASTLSKARGVNLKELEAMINLYLKELYMPDITLRIEGKKLDILGVDEICLNLNETSLKNLSSGELNRLRLAFIAASSEITKTGGDVIILDEIDANLSGKEAMSIANVLLKLANFYQIFAISHQPQLSSKANSHFLVERHEENSVVRELDKDERVSELARMISGEHISEEAINFAKGLLK from the coding sequence ATGATTGATCGAATTTTGATTAAGGATTATCTAAATTTTAAAAATGTCGAGCTAAATTTCAAAGAAGGACTTAGCGTATTTACGGGCGTTAGCGGCGCTGGCAAGTCTGTGCTAATGAGCGCTATAATGGCTGTTTTTGGGCTAAAAGACAGCGAGGCAAGGCTGATAGAAGCTGACGTGGAGCATAAATTTGAGCTTGACGAGTTTGGCATAGAAAATGAAGAGGTCAATATTTTCAAGCTTTTAAAAGATAAAAGCACGAGATATTTTATAAATCAGCAAGCCATCTCAAAGAAAAATTTAGCCCAAGTGGCGCGCGAGCACATCAAATACCTCTCAGCAAAAGAGGCAAATGAATTTGAAAATGAGAAATTCCTAAATTTGCTTGATAGGCTGGAAATTTCGAAAAATGAGAAATTTAAAGAGATAAAGCAGGAATTTGAAGAAGCGTTTTTGGAATTTTCTAAAATTTCAAAAGAGCTAGCCACTATAAAAGAGGAAGAGAAAAAGGTTGAGGAGCTAAAGGAGCTTGCTAGCTTTGAGATCGAGAAGATAAGAAGCGTGGGGCCTAAAAAAGGCGAGTTTGAAGAGCTTATGGAGACTAAAAAAAGGCTTAGTAAAAAGGATAAGATAAATGAGGCGTGGGCTAGAGCTGAGCGGATATTTGAGCTAGAGCACAGCGTAAATGAGGCTCTAAGTATCAGTGACCTTGACAATGGCTTTTTTGAAGATGCGATGAATGAGCTTAGGGTCGCAAGAGATAGCCTAAATATGGAGGAGCTTGACGATATCGACGTAGAGAGCGTGCTTGATAGAATAGAAGCTCTTAATGCCATCATTAGGCGATACGGCAGCGAGGAAGAGGCATTAGAAGCGCTTGATAAAAAGGAAAAAGAGCTTGCCAGATATGAAAATTTAAGCTTTGAAAAGAGCGAGCTTGAGAAGAAATTTGAAATTTTAAGCAAAAAGGCAAATGCGCTAGCCAGCACTTTAAGCAAGGCAAGGGGCGTAAATTTAAAAGAGCTTGAGGCGATGATAAATTTATACCTAAAAGAGCTTTATATGCCAGATATCACGCTAAGGATCGAGGGCAAAAAGCTTGATATCTTGGGAGTTGATGAAATTTGTCTAAATTTAAATGAGACTTCGCTTAAAAATTTAAGTTCAGGTGAGCTAAACCGTCTAAGACTGGCCTTTATAGCTGCCTCTAGTGAGATCACAAAAACGGGCGGTGATGTCATCATACTTGATGAAATAGATGCAAATTTAAGCGGAAAAGAGGCGATGAGTATCGCAAATGTTTTGCTTAAGCTTGCAAATTTTTATCAAATTTTTGCCATTTCACATCAGCCGCAGCTTAGCTCAAAGGCAAATTCTCACTTTTTGGTAGAGCGTCACGAGGAAAACTCGGTCGTAAGAGAGCTTGATAAAGATGAACGAGTGAGCGAATTAGCACGTATGATAAGTGGTGAGCACATAAGTGAAGAGGCAATAAATTTTGCGAAAGGGCTTTTAAAGTAG